The following proteins are co-located in the Bacteroidia bacterium genome:
- a CDS encoding DUF1801 domain-containing protein yields MDVKSQIADYLNGLSGNQQGQMRQLHGFLLEWFPGVRLWFSDGRNEDGKIVSNPSIGYGHYWQIYANGSRKELFQIGISSNKTGISIYVLGIKDKHWLSENFSKSIGKAIVTGYCIKFRILSDISLEVLKVALQEGVRKSSTV; encoded by the coding sequence ATGGACGTAAAATCTCAAATAGCTGATTATCTAAATGGACTCTCGGGCAACCAACAAGGTCAAATGAGACAATTGCATGGCTTCTTGTTGGAGTGGTTTCCCGGAGTAAGGTTGTGGTTTTCTGATGGAAGAAATGAAGATGGAAAGATAGTTTCCAATCCTAGCATTGGTTATGGGCATTATTGGCAAATATATGCCAATGGTAGTCGAAAGGAGTTATTTCAAATTGGAATTAGTTCGAATAAAACCGGTATATCAATCTATGTTTTGGGGATAAAAGACAAGCATTGGTTGAGTGAGAATTTTTCAAAGAGTATTGGAAAGGCAATAGTGACAGGATATTGCATAAAGTTTCGAATTCTTTCAGATATTAGCTTAGAGGTATTGAAAGTTGCGCTTCAAGAAGGAGTTCGAAAATCATCTACAGTATAA